From Pseudomonas alcaligenes, a single genomic window includes:
- the lolA gene encoding outer membrane lipoprotein chaperone LolA: protein MRLIRMLLLAALACTTIPALADDAAAVKRLSALLDQAQTMSGRFSQLTLDGTGTQLQETAGQLALKRPGLFRWHTDAPQEQLLVSNGQKVWLYDPDLMQVTIQTLDQRLTHTPALLLSGDVSKISENFEISYKEAGEVVDFMLKPKSKDSLFDNLRLSFRRGVINDMQLIDAVGQRTNILFLSVKMNEKLDAGLFDFQVPEGADVISETN from the coding sequence ATGCGCCTAATTCGCATGCTGCTGCTCGCCGCTCTGGCCTGCACGACCATTCCCGCCCTGGCTGACGATGCCGCGGCGGTCAAGCGCCTGAGTGCGCTGCTCGACCAGGCGCAGACCATGAGCGGGCGCTTCTCCCAGCTGACTCTTGATGGTACCGGCACCCAGCTGCAGGAAACCGCCGGTCAGCTGGCGCTCAAACGCCCGGGCCTGTTCCGCTGGCACACCGATGCACCGCAAGAGCAGCTGCTGGTGTCCAATGGTCAGAAGGTCTGGCTGTACGACCCGGATCTGATGCAGGTGACCATCCAGACTCTCGACCAGCGCCTGACCCACACCCCGGCGCTGCTGCTGTCCGGTGATGTGTCGAAGATCAGCGAGAACTTCGAGATCAGCTACAAGGAGGCCGGTGAAGTGGTCGACTTCATGCTCAAGCCCAAGTCCAAGGACAGCCTGTTCGATAACCTGCGTCTGTCCTTCCGTCGCGGCGTGATCAACGACATGCAGCTGATCGATGCCGTCGGCCAGCGCACCAACATCCTGTTCCTCAGCGTGAAGATGAACGAGAAGCTGGATGCCGGGCTGTTCGACTTCCAGGTGCC
- the ftsK gene encoding DNA translocase FtsK yields MRRNDSVLKNSTSTVQAPLWRQQLHYRLKEGALIALGALCLYLWMALLTYDPVDPGWTHTSNVEQVQNAAGRAGAWFADVLFMVLGYFAYVFPLLLAIKTWQVFRNRHQPWQWSGWLFSWRLIGLVFLVLAGAGLAYIHFHSPSGMPASAGGALGESLGQLAVNVLNVQGSTLLFLALFLFGLTVFADLSWFKVMDVTGKITLDLIELVHSLITRWWESRLQRKQLVAQLREVDERVAEVAAPVVPDRREQAKVKERLIEREETLAKHMVERETRVAPVIAPPPPPKAAEPSKRVLKEKQVSLFEDGAAVAGTLPPISILDVAEKKQKSFSPESLEAMSRLLEIKLKEFGVEVVVESVHPGPVITRFEIQPGVGVKVSRISNLAKDLARSLAVISVRVVEVIPGKTTVGIEIPNEDRQIVRFSEVLSSNEYDDAKSPVTLALGHDIGGKPVITDLAKMPHLLVAGTTGSGKSVGVNAMILSILFKSGPEDARMIMIDPKMLELSIYEGIPHLLCPVVTDMKEAANALRWSVAEMERRYKLMAAMGVRNLAGFNRKVKDAEEAGTPLSDPLYKRQSMEDEAPLLKTLPTIVVVVDEFADMMMIVGKKVEELIARIAQKARAAGIHLILATQRPSVDVITGLIKANIPTRMAFQVSSKIDSRTILDQGGAEQLLGHGDMLYLPPGTGLPIRVHGAFVSDDEVHRVVEAWKQRGAPDYIEDILAGVEEAGSGFEGGSGGGEGGEGSEEDPLYDEAVNFVLESRRASISAVQRKLKIGYNRAARMIEAMEMAGVVTPMNTNGSREVIAPGPSRD; encoded by the coding sequence GTGCGCAGGAATGACAGCGTTTTGAAGAACTCCACCTCTACCGTCCAGGCCCCGCTCTGGCGTCAGCAGCTGCACTACCGCCTCAAGGAGGGTGCGCTGATCGCCCTGGGTGCGCTTTGCCTTTACCTGTGGATGGCGCTGCTGACCTACGATCCGGTCGATCCGGGCTGGACCCATACCAGCAATGTCGAGCAGGTGCAGAACGCCGCCGGGCGCGCCGGGGCCTGGTTTGCCGATGTGCTGTTCATGGTGCTGGGCTATTTCGCCTATGTGTTCCCGCTGCTGCTGGCGATCAAGACCTGGCAGGTGTTCCGCAATCGTCACCAGCCCTGGCAGTGGAGCGGCTGGCTGTTTTCCTGGCGCCTGATCGGCCTGGTTTTCCTGGTGCTGGCCGGTGCCGGGCTGGCCTATATCCATTTTCACTCGCCATCGGGCATGCCGGCGTCGGCCGGCGGTGCCTTGGGCGAGAGCCTGGGTCAGCTGGCCGTCAATGTGCTCAACGTGCAGGGCAGCACCTTGCTGTTCCTGGCGCTGTTCCTGTTCGGCCTGACCGTATTTGCCGACCTGTCCTGGTTCAAGGTGATGGATGTCACCGGCAAGATCACCCTCGACCTGATCGAACTGGTGCATAGCCTGATCACCCGCTGGTGGGAGTCGCGCCTGCAGCGCAAGCAACTGGTGGCTCAGCTGCGCGAGGTGGACGAGCGTGTTGCCGAGGTCGCTGCCCCGGTGGTGCCGGATCGTCGCGAGCAGGCCAAGGTCAAGGAGCGCCTGATCGAGCGCGAGGAAACCCTTGCCAAGCACATGGTCGAGCGCGAGACCCGCGTTGCGCCGGTCATCGCGCCGCCTCCACCGCCCAAGGCCGCCGAGCCGAGCAAGCGGGTGCTCAAGGAGAAGCAGGTTTCGCTGTTCGAGGATGGCGCCGCTGTCGCCGGCACTCTGCCGCCGATCTCGATCCTCGACGTGGCGGAGAAGAAGCAGAAGAGCTTCTCGCCCGAGTCCCTGGAGGCCATGTCGCGCCTGCTGGAGATCAAGCTCAAGGAGTTCGGCGTCGAGGTGGTGGTGGAGTCCGTGCACCCGGGCCCGGTTATCACCCGTTTCGAGATCCAGCCGGGCGTGGGTGTGAAGGTCAGCCGCATCTCCAACCTGGCCAAGGATCTGGCGCGCTCGCTGGCAGTGATCAGCGTGCGGGTGGTTGAGGTGATTCCCGGCAAGACCACCGTGGGTATTGAGATTCCCAACGAAGACCGGCAGATCGTGCGTTTCTCCGAGGTGCTGTCGTCCAACGAGTACGACGACGCCAAGTCGCCAGTCACTTTGGCCCTGGGTCACGATATCGGCGGCAAGCCGGTGATAACCGACCTGGCCAAGATGCCGCACCTGCTGGTGGCCGGTACCACCGGCTCCGGTAAATCGGTTGGCGTCAATGCCATGATCCTGTCGATCCTGTTCAAGTCCGGGCCGGAAGACGCGCGGATGATCATGATCGACCCGAAGATGCTCGAACTGTCGATCTACGAAGGCATCCCGCACCTGCTGTGCCCGGTGGTGACCGACATGAAGGAGGCCGCCAACGCCCTGCGCTGGTCGGTGGCCGAGATGGAGCGTCGCTACAAGCTGATGGCGGCCATGGGCGTGCGCAACCTGGCCGGCTTCAACCGCAAGGTCAAGGATGCCGAGGAAGCCGGCACGCCGCTGTCCGACCCGCTGTACAAGCGCCAGTCGATGGAAGACGAGGCGCCGCTGCTGAAAACCCTGCCCACCATAGTGGTGGTGGTCGACGAATTCGCCGACATGATGATGATCGTCGGCAAGAAGGTCGAAGAGCTGATCGCGCGTATCGCGCAGAAGGCCCGTGCCGCCGGTATCCACCTGATCCTCGCTACCCAGCGCCCGTCGGTGGATGTGATCACCGGCCTGATCAAGGCCAACATCCCGACCCGCATGGCCTTCCAGGTTTCCAGCAAGATCGACTCGCGCACTATCCTCGACCAGGGCGGCGCCGAACAGCTGCTGGGTCACGGTGACATGCTCTACCTGCCGCCCGGCACCGGCCTGCCAATTCGCGTGCACGGCGCCTTCGTTTCCGACGACGAGGTACACCGCGTGGTCGAGGCCTGGAAGCAGCGTGGCGCGCCGGACTACATCGAAGACATCCTGGCTGGCGTCGAAGAGGCCGGCAGCGGCTTCGAGGGCGGTAGCGGTGGCGGTGAAGGTGGCGAGGGTAGCGAGGAAGATCCGCTGTACGACGAAGCCGTCAACTTCGTTCTGGAAAGCCGCCGCGCCTCGATTTCCGCCGTGCAGCGCAAGCTGAAGATTGGCTACAACCGCGCCGCGCGCATGATCGAAGCCATGGAAATGGCTGGCGTGGTCACCCCAATGAACACCAACGGCTCGCGCGAGGTCATAGCACCGGGGCCGTCCCGAGATTGA
- the trxB gene encoding thioredoxin-disulfide reductase, producing the protein MSEVKHSRLIILGSGPAGYTAAVYAARANLKPVVITGIQPGGQLTITTEVDNWPGDVEGLTGPALMERMQKHAERFDTEIVYDHIHTAELQKKPFVLKGDSGTYTCDALIIATGASAQYLGLPSEEAFAGKGVSACATCDGFFYRNQVVCVIGGGNTAVEEALYLSNIAKEVHLIHRRDKLRSEKILQDKLFDKAANGNVRLHWNHTLDEVLGDNTGVTGVRLTNTVDGSSKELALAGVFIAIGHKPNTELFHGQLEMRDGYLIVQGGGEGNATATSIEGVFAAGDVADHVYRQAITSAGAGCMAALDAEKYLDI; encoded by the coding sequence ATGAGCGAAGTCAAGCATTCCCGCCTGATCATTCTGGGCTCCGGCCCGGCCGGTTACACCGCTGCCGTCTACGCCGCCCGCGCCAACCTCAAGCCTGTGGTCATCACTGGAATCCAGCCCGGCGGCCAGCTGACCATCACCACGGAAGTCGACAACTGGCCCGGTGACGTCGAGGGCCTGACCGGCCCGGCCCTGATGGAGCGCATGCAGAAGCATGCCGAGCGCTTCGATACCGAGATCGTCTACGACCACATCCACACCGCCGAGTTGCAGAAAAAACCCTTCGTCCTCAAGGGCGATAGCGGCACCTATACCTGCGACGCACTGATCATCGCCACCGGCGCCAGCGCCCAGTACCTCGGCCTGCCATCGGAAGAGGCCTTTGCCGGCAAGGGCGTCTCTGCCTGCGCGACCTGCGACGGCTTCTTCTACCGCAACCAGGTGGTCTGCGTGATCGGCGGCGGCAACACCGCCGTCGAAGAAGCCCTGTACCTCTCCAACATCGCCAAGGAAGTGCACCTGATCCACCGCCGCGACAAGCTGCGCTCGGAGAAGATCCTGCAGGACAAGCTGTTCGACAAGGCCGCCAACGGCAACGTGCGCCTGCACTGGAACCACACCCTAGACGAAGTGCTCGGCGACAACACCGGCGTGACCGGCGTGCGCCTGACCAATACTGTCGACGGCAGCAGCAAGGAACTGGCCCTGGCCGGCGTATTCATCGCCATCGGCCACAAGCCCAACACCGAACTGTTCCACGGCCAGCTGGAAATGCGCGACGGCTACCTGATCGTCCAGGGCGGCGGCGAAGGCAACGCCACCGCCACCAGCATCGAAGGCGTATTCGCCGCCGGCGACGTGGCCGACCACGTCTACCGCCAGGCCATCACTTCGGCCGGCGCCGGCTGCATGGCCGCGCTCGACGCCGAAAAGTACCTCGACATCTAA
- the aat gene encoding leucyl/phenylalanyl-tRNA--protein transferase, with translation MLTWLQRDSLEFPPLNKALHEPNGLLAAGGDLRAERLIAAYRHGCFPWFAEGQPLLWWSPDPRTVLFPDEFHLSRSLAKLIRQNRFEVSFDRDFAAVIQACAAPRQYADGTWITQAMQDAYLQLHRQGIAHSVEVWENGQLVGGLYGLAMGQLFFGESMFSRRDNASKVGFATLVGKLRDWGFALIDCQMHTQHLQSFGARAIARQEFANYLQRHLDQPSNANWLA, from the coding sequence ATGCTGACCTGGCTACAGCGCGACTCGCTGGAATTCCCGCCACTCAACAAGGCCCTGCACGAGCCCAATGGCCTGCTGGCGGCCGGTGGCGACCTGCGCGCCGAGCGCCTGATCGCCGCCTATCGGCATGGCTGCTTCCCCTGGTTCGCCGAAGGCCAACCCCTGCTCTGGTGGTCGCCCGACCCACGTACCGTGCTGTTCCCGGACGAATTCCATCTGTCGCGCAGCCTGGCCAAGCTGATCCGTCAAAACCGCTTTGAGGTCAGCTTCGACCGCGACTTCGCCGCCGTCATCCAGGCCTGCGCCGCCCCGCGCCAGTATGCCGACGGCACCTGGATCACCCAGGCCATGCAGGACGCCTACCTGCAACTGCACCGCCAGGGCATCGCCCACTCGGTCGAAGTCTGGGAAAACGGTCAGCTGGTTGGCGGCCTGTACGGCCTGGCCATGGGCCAGCTGTTCTTCGGCGAGTCCATGTTCAGCCGCCGCGACAACGCCTCCAAGGTCGGCTTCGCCACCCTGGTCGGCAAACTGCGCGACTGGGGGTTCGCGCTGATCGATTGCCAGATGCACACCCAGCACCTGCAGAGCTTCGGCGCCCGCGCCATTGCCCGCCAAGAGTTCGCCAACTACCTGCAGCGCCACCTGGATCAGCCCAGCAATGCCAACTGGCTTGCCTAG
- a CDS encoding arginyltransferase, with translation MTELARLKFYATQPHPCSYLPEEQATTLFLDPSQPMDVQVYAELSEMGFRRSGDHLYRPHCQRCTACVPARIPADQFIPSRQQKRILKRNAQIQVKAVRPAFNEEYYDLYVRYIEQRHADGDMYPPSRDQFSTFLVRDLPFARFYEFRLDGRLLAVAVTDLLPNGLSAVYTFYDPSEERRSLGRFAILWQIGEAARLGLQAVYLGYWIKNCRKMSYKTQYRPIELFVNQRWVALT, from the coding sequence ATGACCGAGCTGGCTCGCCTCAAGTTCTACGCCACCCAGCCACACCCCTGCAGCTATCTGCCCGAGGAACAGGCCACCACGCTGTTCCTCGACCCCAGCCAGCCCATGGATGTGCAGGTCTACGCCGAGCTGTCGGAAATGGGCTTTCGGCGCAGCGGCGATCATCTCTATCGCCCGCACTGCCAGCGCTGCACCGCCTGCGTGCCGGCGCGCATCCCCGCCGATCAGTTCATCCCCAGTCGCCAGCAGAAGCGCATCCTTAAACGCAACGCGCAGATCCAGGTGAAGGCCGTACGCCCTGCCTTCAACGAGGAGTACTACGACCTGTACGTGCGCTACATCGAGCAGCGCCACGCCGATGGCGACATGTACCCGCCGAGCCGCGATCAGTTCAGCACCTTCCTGGTTCGCGACCTGCCCTTTGCCCGCTTCTACGAGTTCCGCCTGGATGGCCGCCTGCTGGCCGTGGCGGTTACCGACCTGCTGCCCAACGGTTTGTCGGCGGTCTATACCTTTTATGACCCCAGCGAAGAACGCCGCAGCCTGGGTCGTTTCGCCATCCTCTGGCAAATCGGCGAAGCCGCCCGCCTGGGCCTGCAAGCCGTCTATCTCGGCTACTGGATCAAGAACTGCCGCAAGATGAGCTACAAGACCCAGTACCGCCCCATCGAGCTGTTCGTCAACCAACGCTGGGTCGCCCTCACCTGA
- the infA gene encoding translation initiation factor IF-1, which produces MSKEDSFEMEGTVVDTLPNTMFRVELENGHVVTAHISGKMRKNYIRILTGDKVRVELTPYDLSKGRITYRAR; this is translated from the coding sequence ATGTCGAAAGAAGACAGCTTCGAAATGGAAGGCACTGTCGTCGACACCCTGCCCAACACCATGTTCCGCGTGGAGTTGGAAAACGGGCACGTCGTTACCGCGCATATCTCCGGAAAGATGCGCAAGAACTACATCCGCATTCTGACTGGCGACAAGGTTCGCGTCGAACTGACGCCCTATGACCTGAGCAAAGGCCGCATCACCTACCGCGCCCGCTAA
- the clpA gene encoding ATP-dependent Clp protease ATP-binding subunit ClpA, whose protein sequence is MLNRELEVTLNLAFKEARAKRHEFMTVEHLLLALLDNEAAATVLRACGANLDKLRHDLQEFIDSTTPLIPQHDEDRETQPTLGFQRVLQRAVFHVQSSGKREVTGANVLVAIFSEQESQAVFLLKQQSVARIDVVNYIAHGISKVPGHADHAEHEQEMQDDEGGEAAATGNPLDAYASNLNELSRQGRIDPLVGRESEVERVAQILARRRKNNPLLVGEAGVGKTAIAEGLAKRIVDGQVPDLLSDSVVYSLDLGALLAGTKYRGDFEKRFKALLNELRKRPHAILFIDEIHTIIGAGAASGGVMDASNLLKPLLSSGEIRCIGSTTFQEFRGIFEKDRALARRFQKVDVSEPSVEDTVGILRGLKARFEQHHHIEYSDEALRAAAELAARYINDRHMPDKAIDVIDEAGAYQRLQPEERRAKRIEVAQVEDIVAKIARIPPKHVTSSDKELLRNLERDLKLTVFGQDAAIDSLSTAIKLSRAGLKAPDKPVGSFLFAGPTGVGKTEAARQLAKAMGIELVRFDMSEYMERHTVSRLIGAPPGYVGFDQGGLLTEAITKQPHCVLLLDEIEKAHPEVFNLLLQVMDHGTLTDNNGRKADFRNVILIMTTNAGAETAARASIGFTHQDHSSDAMEVIKKSFTPEFRNRLDTIIQFGRLSHEVIKSIVDKFLIELQAQLEDKHVQLEVSDTARGWLAEKGYDVAMGARPMARLIQDKIKRPLAEEILFGELAEHGGVVHVDLVGGELRFEFETTAEPA, encoded by the coding sequence ATGTTGAATCGAGAGCTGGAAGTCACCCTCAATCTTGCCTTCAAGGAGGCTCGTGCCAAGCGCCATGAATTCATGACGGTCGAGCACCTGCTCCTTGCCTTGCTGGATAACGAGGCTGCAGCCACCGTTCTGCGCGCCTGTGGCGCCAATCTGGACAAGCTCCGGCATGACCTGCAGGAGTTCATTGATTCCACCACGCCGCTGATTCCGCAGCATGACGAAGACCGTGAAACCCAGCCGACCCTGGGTTTCCAGCGTGTGCTGCAGCGTGCCGTGTTCCACGTGCAGAGCTCCGGCAAGCGCGAAGTGACCGGCGCCAACGTGCTGGTGGCGATCTTCAGCGAGCAGGAAAGCCAGGCCGTGTTCCTGCTCAAGCAGCAGAGCGTGGCGCGCATCGACGTGGTCAATTACATCGCCCATGGCATCTCCAAGGTGCCGGGCCATGCGGATCATGCCGAGCACGAGCAGGAAATGCAGGATGACGAGGGGGGCGAGGCTGCTGCTACCGGCAATCCGCTGGATGCCTACGCCAGCAACCTGAATGAGCTGTCCCGTCAGGGTCGCATCGATCCGCTGGTCGGTCGCGAGAGCGAGGTGGAGCGCGTGGCGCAGATCCTTGCCCGGCGGCGCAAGAACAATCCGCTGCTGGTTGGCGAGGCTGGCGTTGGCAAGACCGCCATTGCCGAAGGTCTGGCCAAGCGCATCGTTGATGGTCAGGTGCCCGATCTGCTGTCCGACAGCGTGGTCTATTCGCTGGATCTTGGTGCGCTGCTGGCGGGTACCAAATACCGTGGTGACTTCGAGAAGCGCTTCAAGGCGCTGCTCAACGAGCTGCGCAAGCGCCCGCACGCGATTCTGTTCATCGACGAGATCCACACCATCATCGGTGCGGGAGCGGCCTCGGGCGGGGTGATGGATGCCTCCAACCTGCTCAAGCCGCTGTTGTCGTCGGGTGAGATCCGTTGCATCGGTTCCACCACCTTCCAGGAGTTCCGCGGCATCTTCGAGAAGGATCGGGCTCTGGCACGGCGCTTCCAGAAGGTCGACGTCAGCGAGCCGTCGGTGGAGGACACCGTCGGCATTCTGCGCGGGCTCAAGGCGCGCTTCGAGCAGCATCACCATATCGAGTACAGCGACGAGGCGCTGCGTGCCGCGGCCGAGCTGGCTGCGCGCTACATCAATGACCGGCATATGCCGGACAAGGCCATCGACGTGATCGACGAGGCGGGCGCCTACCAGCGTCTGCAGCCGGAAGAGCGCCGAGCCAAGCGCATTGAGGTGGCACAGGTCGAGGACATTGTCGCCAAGATCGCGCGGATTCCCCCGAAACACGTCACCAGTTCCGACAAGGAGCTGCTACGCAACCTGGAGCGCGATCTCAAGCTGACTGTGTTCGGTCAGGATGCGGCAATCGATTCGCTGTCCACCGCCATCAAGCTGTCGCGTGCCGGGCTCAAGGCGCCGGACAAGCCGGTGGGTTCCTTCCTGTTCGCCGGCCCGACCGGGGTGGGCAAGACCGAGGCCGCTCGTCAGCTGGCCAAGGCCATGGGGATCGAGCTGGTGCGCTTCGACATGTCCGAGTACATGGAGCGGCATACCGTGTCGCGCCTGATCGGTGCGCCGCCCGGCTATGTCGGTTTCGACCAGGGTGGCCTGCTGACCGAGGCCATCACCAAGCAGCCGCACTGTGTGCTGCTACTCGATGAGATCGAGAAGGCGCATCCGGAGGTCTTCAACCTGCTGCTGCAGGTCATGGATCACGGCACCCTGACCGACAATAACGGGCGCAAGGCGGACTTCCGCAACGTGATCCTGATCATGACCACCAATGCCGGGGCGGAAACCGCGGCGCGGGCGTCGATCGGCTTTACCCATCAGGATCACTCGTCCGATGCCATGGAAGTGATCAAGAAGAGCTTTACGCCGGAGTTCCGCAACCGCCTGGATACCATCATCCAGTTCGGCCGCCTGAGCCACGAAGTGATCAAGAGCATCGTCGACAAGTTCCTCATCGAGCTGCAGGCGCAGCTGGAGGACAAGCACGTGCAGCTGGAGGTAAGCGATACCGCGCGCGGTTGGTTGGCCGAGAAGGGCTACGACGTGGCGATGGGCGCACGGCCGATGGCGCGACTGATCCAGGACAAGATCAAGCGGCCGCTGGCCGAGGAGATCCTGTTCGGCGAGTTGGCCGAGCATGGTGGCGTGGTGCATGTCGACCTGGTCGGCGGCGAGCTGCGCTTCGAGTTCGAAACCACGGCAGAGCCGGCCTGA
- the clpS gene encoding ATP-dependent Clp protease adapter ClpS, with product MHASSQIRLTFNQDRPATREDDASDLAVQEAKPSLQAPPMYKVLLFNDDYTPMDFVVEVLELFFNHNRELATKIMLTVHTEGKAICGVFTRDIAETKAMQVNQYARESQHPLLCEIEKDG from the coding sequence ATGCATGCAAGCAGTCAGATTCGACTAACATTCAATCAGGATCGCCCCGCTACGCGAGAGGACGATGCCTCCGACCTGGCCGTTCAAGAGGCCAAGCCGTCGTTACAGGCGCCACCGATGTACAAGGTGCTGTTGTTCAACGACGACTACACGCCGATGGACTTCGTCGTTGAGGTGTTGGAGCTGTTCTTCAACCACAATCGCGAGCTGGCGACCAAGATCATGTTGACCGTGCATACCGAGGGCAAGGCGATCTGTGGGGTGTTCACCCGCGATATCGCCGAAACCAAGGCCATGCAGGTCAACCAGTACGCCAGGGAAAGCCAGCATCCGCTACTCTGTGAGATAGAGAAGGACGGTTGA
- the cspD gene encoding cold shock domain-containing protein CspD, translating to MLSGKVKWFNNAKGYGFIVADGRDEDLFAHYSAIQMDGYKTLKAGQAVNFDILQGPKGLHAVNISPILATSESPAATSAPQSTPVEA from the coding sequence ATGCTTAGCGGTAAGGTCAAGTGGTTCAACAACGCCAAGGGCTACGGGTTCATCGTTGCCGATGGCCGAGATGAGGACCTGTTCGCCCACTACTCGGCTATCCAGATGGACGGCTACAAGACTCTCAAGGCCGGCCAAGCGGTCAACTTCGATATTCTGCAAGGCCCAAAGGGTCTGCACGCCGTGAATATCAGCCCGATCCTGGCAACCAGTGAATCCCCGGCAGCCACCAGCGCGCCGCAAAGCACTCCGGTAGAAGCCTGA
- the icd gene encoding NADP-dependent isocitrate dehydrogenase, whose amino-acid sequence MGYQKIQVPANGDKITVNADMTLNVPNNPIIPFIEGDGIGVDISPVMIKVVDAAVEKAYGGKRKISWMEVYAGEKATQVYDQDTWLPKETLEAVRDYVVSIKGPLTTPVGGGIRSLNVALRQELDLYVCLRPVRWFEGVPSPVKKPGDVDMTIFRENSEDIYAGIEWKAGSPEATKVIKFLKEEMGVTKIRFDQDCGIGVKPVSKEGTKRLVRKALQYIVDNDRESLTIVHKGNIMKFTEGAFKDWGYEVARDEFGAELLDGGPWMQFTNPKTGKKVVVKDAIADAMLQQILLRPAEYDVIATLNLNGDYLSDALAAEVGGIGIAPGANLSDTVAMFEATHGTAPKYAGQDKVNPGSVILSAEMMLRHMGWLEAADLIIKGTNGAISAKTVTYDFERLMDGATLLSCSEFGDATIAHM is encoded by the coding sequence ATGGGATACCAGAAGATCCAGGTGCCTGCGAACGGTGACAAAATTACCGTCAACGCCGACATGACCTTGAACGTGCCGAACAACCCGATCATCCCCTTCATCGAGGGTGATGGCATTGGTGTCGATATCAGTCCGGTAATGATCAAAGTCGTGGATGCGGCTGTTGAGAAAGCCTACGGCGGCAAGCGCAAAATTTCGTGGATGGAAGTCTACGCCGGTGAGAAAGCCACCCAGGTCTACGACCAGGACACCTGGCTGCCGAAGGAAACCTTGGAAGCCGTACGTGACTACGTCGTTTCGATCAAAGGCCCGCTGACCACTCCGGTCGGTGGTGGCATCCGTTCGCTGAACGTGGCCCTGCGCCAGGAGCTCGACCTGTACGTCTGCCTGCGCCCGGTGCGCTGGTTCGAAGGCGTGCCGAGCCCGGTGAAGAAGCCGGGTGATGTCGACATGACCATTTTCCGCGAAAACTCCGAAGACATTTATGCCGGTATCGAGTGGAAGGCCGGTTCGCCGGAAGCGACCAAGGTCATCAAGTTCCTGAAGGAAGAAATGGGCGTCACCAAGATCCGTTTCGACCAGGACTGCGGCATCGGCGTCAAGCCGGTCTCCAAAGAGGGCACCAAGCGCCTGGTGCGCAAGGCCCTGCAGTACATCGTTGACAACGACCGCGAGTCGCTGACCATCGTGCACAAAGGCAACATCATGAAGTTCACCGAAGGTGCCTTCAAAGATTGGGGCTATGAAGTTGCGCGTGACGAGTTCGGCGCCGAGCTGCTGGACGGCGGCCCGTGGATGCAGTTCACCAACCCGAAAACCGGCAAGAAGGTCGTGGTCAAGGACGCCATCGCTGACGCCATGCTGCAACAGATCCTGCTGCGTCCGGCCGAGTACGACGTGATTGCCACCCTGAACCTGAACGGTGACTACCTGTCCGACGCCCTGGCGGCCGAAGTGGGTGGTATCGGTATCGCGCCGGGTGCCAACCTGTCCGACACCGTTGCCATGTTCGAAGCGACTCACGGCACTGCGCCGAAGTACGCCGGTCAGGACAAGGTCAACCCGGGTTCGGTCATCCTCTCGGCCGAGATGATGCTGCGTCACATGGGCTGGCTCGAGGCTGCAGACCTGATCATCAAGGGCACCAATGGCGCGATTTCCGCCAAGACCGTGACCTATGACTTCGAGCGTCTGATGGACGGTGCCACTCTGCTGTCCTGCTCCGAGTTCGGCGACGCCACCATCGCCCACATGTAA
- a CDS encoding NUDIX hydrolase yields the protein MRFTPHVTVATVVEDQGRFLLVEELAGGQAVFNQPAGHLEADESLIDAALRETLEETSWEVELTAVTGIYLYTAPSNGVTYQRVCFAAKPLRHLPDSPLDDGIIGPRWLTRAELASQPERWRSELVLRCIDDYLAGERFPLSLIRNPA from the coding sequence ATGCGCTTCACCCCCCACGTCACCGTCGCCACCGTGGTCGAAGATCAGGGGCGCTTCCTGCTGGTCGAGGAGCTGGCCGGCGGCCAGGCAGTATTTAACCAGCCTGCCGGCCACCTGGAAGCCGACGAAAGTCTGATCGACGCCGCCCTGCGCGAAACCCTCGAGGAAACCAGCTGGGAGGTCGAGCTGACCGCCGTGACCGGCATCTACCTCTATACCGCCCCCAGCAACGGCGTGACCTACCAGCGCGTGTGCTTTGCCGCCAAGCCGCTGCGCCACCTGCCGGACAGCCCGCTGGACGACGGCATCATCGGCCCGCGCTGGCTGACTCGCGCCGAACTGGCCAGCCAGCCCGAGCGCTGGCGCAGCGAACTGGTGCTGCGCTGCATCGACGACTACCTGGCCGGCGAGCGCTTCCCCCTGAGCCTGATCCGCAATCCGGCCTGA